In Myxococcus xanthus, the genomic window GCGTTGGCGCAGGTGGACGCCTTCGAGAAGGGGCTGGCGTTCCTCTCCGAGCAACTGGCGCCGGCCCGGCCGCTGCAAAGGCACATCGCCGCGAGCGCCGCGACGCTGGTGTTGCCCCGCGCCCGCTATGAGGCGCTGCGCGTGGGGATTTCGCTCTATGGGCTGTGGCCGTCGCCGGAGACGCGGCTGTCGGCGCGGCTGGTGCTGGGTGAGGTTCCGGTGCTCAAGCCGGTGCTGTCGTGGCGGTGCCGCAGCCAGGTGGTGAAGTGGCTGTCCGCGGGCAGCTACGTGGGCTACGGCTGCACGTACCGGTGTCCGGAGCCCACGCGTATCGCGGTGCTGCCGGTGGGGTACTACGACGGCTACCCGCGCCTCGTGTCGGGCAAGGCGCACGTGTTGGTGAATGGCCGCCGGTGTCCGGTGCTGGGGCGGGTGATGATGAATCACCTCATCGTGGACGTGACACGCGCCACATCCGACGAGCGTCCCGTGACGGCCACCCTGATGGGCCGCGATGGCGAGGAGTCCGTGCCCGCCGAGTCACTGGCCGGCTGGGCCCAGACGATTCACTACGAACTCGTCACCCGGCTGGGGGCGCACCTGAAGCGGACGGTGGTGGCGTAGTCCCGGCGGGCAGGGCGGCCTCCGGTGGCGGCTGCACCTTCCAGCGGCGGTGCAGCCACATCCACTGGTCCGGGTACTTGCGGATGCAGCGCTCCAGCGCGGCCGTCACGCGCGCGGTGTGCTCCGTAATCGGGTCGGCGCACTCACCCGGCGCGGGCGGGAGGATGGGGCCTTCCACTTCCATGCGGAAGCGGGCACCGCCTCGGCCGTTGCGTACGCCCATCACCACGAACACCGGGGCGTCCGTGCGCGCCGCCGCCACCGCCATGGCCGGCGTGGTGGAGGCCAGCTTGCCGAAGAAGGGCACGAAGGCCGCCCCCTTCGCCGGCAGCGCCTGGTCCAGCAGCATGAAGGGGGACTCGCCGCGATTCACCGCGTCGATGATTTCCTGGATGGCGCCTCGCGGATAGATGAGGCCGGCGCCGATTCTCACGCGGTTCTCCGCGATGCGCGTGTTGAGCGCGCCCTTCAGCGGACGCACCAGTGCATCGAGCGGGACGCCATGGCGGATGAGCATCTCCCCCAGCAACTCCCAGTTGCCGAAGTGCGCCGTCACCAGCAGCGCGCCCTTGCCCGTGGCCACGCGCGCCTTCAGCGCCTGCCAGGCCGCATCGCCTTCCACGCCCTGCTCGGCCCAGTCCAGCGGCAGCCGGTCGCCGGAGGGCAGCGACTCCAGCACCACGCGCGACATGTTGATGTAGGCGCCGCGCGCAATCTCCCGGCGCTCCGCGTCACTTTTCTCCGGCATCGCCATGGCCAGGTTTTCCAACGCCACGCGACGACGGATACCCAGCCTGTATGCGAGGTTGCCCACGAAGCGAGCGAGCGCGTCACGCGACTCTGGAGACAGCCACGTCAAGAACGCCCAGACAAAGCGCGTGAGGAATCCCACCACCCGTCCAGGTGGTGTGCCGACGATGCGGCGCAGGTGCTCGGACGGGAGCTTCTGCGTCACGGCGGGTGAGTCAGGGGGCGGGGATGCAGGCGCAATCTGGGACACGTGACGCACTCCACCTCGAAGTGGAGATGACGGCAAGGCCACACCTGCTTGTTGCGCGCTACCTTGCTTGCCCGGCATGGGACACACTGCGCGCCATGCCCAACCTGCTCCGTCCAGCGGCACTGGCCGCTGTCGCCCTCCTCAGTGCGTGCGGTGCCCGGCAGAACCCTCCCGCCACCGCTGAACCCCCTTTGGCCCAGGCGTCACGACAGGCCGTCTCCGCCACGCCGCCGTCACCGAAGCTGCGCCTGCCCACGGAGGTGCGCCCCACCGGCTACAAGGTGGCGCTCACGCTGGACCCGAAGGTGTCCTCGTTCAAGGGCGCGATGGACATCACGCTCGACGTGACGAAGCCCACGTCCGTGGTGTGGCTGCACGCCAAGAGCCTCAACGTGACGGGGGCCGTGTTCATCCAGAACGGTTCGGCCTTCATCGGGACGCCCGTGAAGGGCGAGGAGGACTTCCTCGGCTTCTCTGTGGCGAAGCCGCTGGCCGCCGGCCGGGCGAGGCTGGTCATCAACTATGAAGGCGTCGCGTCGGAGAAGGAGACGGACGGCGCCTTCCGCGTCAATGAAGGCGGGGACTGGTACATCTACACCCAGTTCGAGCCGGTGGACGCGCGCCGTGTGTTCCCCTCCTTCGATGAACCCGGCTTCAAGGTGCCGTGGCAGCTCACCTTCCACGTGCCCGCGGGCGTCGTGGCCGTCACCAACACGCCGCAGGAGTCGGAGGAGGTGCGCCCGGACGGTGGCCGCACCTACCGCTTCGCGCGCACGCAGCCGCTGCCCAGCTATCTCATCGCCTTCGGCGTGGGGCCCTTCGACTTCCTCCCCGCCGCGGACGCGGGCCAGAAGAAGGTGAAGACGCGCATCATCACCCCGCGCGGCCGCACGGCGGAGGGCGCCTACGCCGCGCAGGTGACGCCGGAAATCCTCGCCGCGCTGGAGGACTACTTCGGCATCCCGTACCCGTACGAGAAGCTGGACGTGCTGGCGGTGCCGCTGCTGCGCGGCGCCATGGAGCACCCGGGCCTGGTGACGTTCAACTCGCGCCTCATCCTCGCGAAGCCGGAGGAAGACTCGCTGGGCCGCCAGCGTGCCTTCTCCGACACGCAGGTGCACGAGCTGGCGCACCAGTGGTTCGGCAACCTGGTCACCATGCAGTGGTGGGATGACCTGTGGCTCAACGAGGCCTTCGCCTCGTGGATGACCCCGCGCATCGTCGAATCGTGGCGTCCCGCCTGGGACGCGCCCGTCGAGCGCGTGCACGACCGCGCCCGGGCCCTGGACGCGGACAGTCTCCTGTCGGCGCGCCGCATCCGCCAGCCCATCGAGAGCGCCAACGACATCCACAACGCCTTTGACGGCATCACCTATGGCAAGGGCTCCGCGGTGCTCAGCATGACGGAGGAGTGGCTGGGCCGGGATGTCTTCCAGCGCGGCATCCAGCGCTACTTCCGCAAGCACGCGGGCGGCAACGCCACCGCGAACGACTTCCTGGACGCCGTGTCCGCTGAGTCCGGCAAGGACGTGACGGGCATGTTGGGGAGCTTCCTGGACCAGAGCGGGGCGCCGCTCGTCACCGCGTCGCTGGCATGCGGCGCGGACGGCGCGAAGGTGGTGCTCACGCAGCAGCGTTACCTGCGGCTGGGGGCCGCGTCGCCGGGTCCGCAGACGTGGAAGGTGCCGGTGTGCGTGGAGTACGCGGCGGGCGGCAAGGAGGCCCGGACCTGCACGCTGCTGGAGGGCGAGCGCGCCGAGGTGGCCCTGAGCGAGGCGAAGACGTGCCCGGACT contains:
- the alr gene encoding alanine racemase codes for the protein MAASVVEVNVESIGSGPGDAVHSSWLELSASALRHNVAVFRALEGQGAPRALGVVLKGNAYGHGLAQVLPVVHGEVDLLYVIAPQDALKVREYERAQGLGPRQVLVLGAVAPDEAVVLAREGVDAVVADRGWADAAAVLRAAKLERPLRVHVHLDTGLGREGFTLEGLPTESRFLSESRDVLEVVGVLSHFANTEDVTEQGYALAQVDAFEKGLAFLSEQLAPARPLQRHIAASAATLVLPRARYEALRVGISLYGLWPSPETRLSARLVLGEVPVLKPVLSWRCRSQVVKWLSAGSYVGYGCTYRCPEPTRIAVLPVGYYDGYPRLVSGKAHVLVNGRRCPVLGRVMMNHLIVDVTRATSDERPVTATLMGRDGEESVPAESLAGWAQTIHYELVTRLGAHLKRTVVA
- a CDS encoding lysophospholipid acyltransferase family protein, which codes for MTQKLPSEHLRRIVGTPPGRVVGFLTRFVWAFLTWLSPESRDALARFVGNLAYRLGIRRRVALENLAMAMPEKSDAERREIARGAYINMSRVVLESLPSGDRLPLDWAEQGVEGDAAWQALKARVATGKGALLVTAHFGNWELLGEMLIRHGVPLDALVRPLKGALNTRIAENRVRIGAGLIYPRGAIQEIIDAVNRGESPFMLLDQALPAKGAAFVPFFGKLASTTPAMAVAAARTDAPVFVVMGVRNGRGGARFRMEVEGPILPPAPGECADPITEHTARVTAALERCIRKYPDQWMWLHRRWKVQPPPEAALPAGTTPPPSASGAPPAG
- a CDS encoding M1 family metallopeptidase, which produces MPNLLRPAALAAVALLSACGARQNPPATAEPPLAQASRQAVSATPPSPKLRLPTEVRPTGYKVALTLDPKVSSFKGAMDITLDVTKPTSVVWLHAKSLNVTGAVFIQNGSAFIGTPVKGEEDFLGFSVAKPLAAGRARLVINYEGVASEKETDGAFRVNEGGDWYIYTQFEPVDARRVFPSFDEPGFKVPWQLTFHVPAGVVAVTNTPQESEEVRPDGGRTYRFARTQPLPSYLIAFGVGPFDFLPAADAGQKKVKTRIITPRGRTAEGAYAAQVTPEILAALEDYFGIPYPYEKLDVLAVPLLRGAMEHPGLVTFNSRLILAKPEEDSLGRQRAFSDTQVHELAHQWFGNLVTMQWWDDLWLNEAFASWMTPRIVESWRPAWDAPVERVHDRARALDADSLLSARRIRQPIESANDIHNAFDGITYGKGSAVLSMTEEWLGRDVFQRGIQRYFRKHAGGNATANDFLDAVSAESGKDVTGMLGSFLDQSGAPLVTASLACGADGAKVVLTQQRYLRLGAASPGPQTWKVPVCVEYAAGGKEARTCTLLEGERAEVALSEAKTCPDWVFPNAEGAGYFRVQLDGDAAAKLAKSGMKRLSRTERVTFLTDVRALALAGTIPAAEALALTSRLANEPDRVVTLASLDLLELVSSRLLPDEKLKDRARFLRETYGPRARQLGFAPRKGESEDTRLLRPRLVRLAGRDGRDPKLLAEARALANKWLKDNRAVAPEMVDVVLALAATENDAAFREQLVVAVRSEKERRTRQHLIGALSSFTDPVLVKQNLALVFEKGLDPRETMWMAFAASQGLRTQDVAFDFVKENYDRLVGDSPEALLSLDAAGRMAYIGSNFCDAGKRQQVEEFFSERTAKAPGGPRVLAQVLEIVDQCIALKKTQAASVESFLAKGTPSRPPQAPASR